From the Labrus mixtus chromosome 17, fLabMix1.1, whole genome shotgun sequence genome, one window contains:
- the LOC132992026 gene encoding sushi domain-containing protein 2-like: MERLTTVLFVALVLFICRTSGLSCERGCGETFPECSCSSTCTSLGTCCTDYKEYCVDILPYSGSILGGTDFMLLEASFNKTSHIVCRFNNNTDTVGYVEESGRGHCISPLLFETGWVPFQVSSDNGTTFSRDGSWLSVHTGKLDVKFKAILVNSTKWQYYGTPDVGGILEMTWNTSLVRAERVNIELWGYRETGKAYTDTWQGEWAYLYSLAKNHINNGSFSFLPKPAENGFSSWELGSVRVSPSCYKDGMWNVQAAWTEDHALAWHLEEKFRQNSTVWASDKCLAWDKLEDQLPNFLNDIIDCPCTLAQARADTGRFHTDQYCDIETGSECTYHPGSAHCVRAVHASPTYASGQQCCYDSTGAQVLTSDSNGGSSPDRAHEWGSPPFKKPPRVPGDSHWVYDVLSFYYCCLWSDNCYNYFKLRPSSDCRHYRAPRSAVVFGDPHFITFNGVSYSFNGKGEYTLVSSEKKRLTIQGRTEPVNGTFIKATKLTSVAMQEADSDVIEVRLVTGHKGLEVLQNQKTLPFTEQSWMDLHGVFVFSPASTNVTVMFSSGAGVEVRLREGTMTTTVLLPEEFRNSTVGLLGRMNNDPKDDLALSNGQLVRNHSNPEELFSFGASWAVFNKSALFTYDSEYLLEQYRSGPRHDLSFLPVFSVPENPDDPLANQASEICSGEGSQFCRYDILVGRSPSMGNATRVSFQSHISLVQDLKQVISCGWLRPPDNGKKEGTTYLEGAKVQFSCDDGYTLKGSAERVCLRSGLWSGAETSCVIPSMNKK, encoded by the exons ATGGAAAGATTGACCACAGTCTTATTTGTCGCTCTGGTTTTATTTATCTGCAGGACATCAG gactGTCATGTGAACGTGGATGTGGGGAAACATTTCCCGAATGCTCATGTTCCTCAACATGCACGTCTCTGGGAACCTGCTGTACCGACTATAAAGAGTACTGTGTGGATATCCTTCCATACTCTGGGTCCATTCTGGGTGGGACTGATTTTATGCTACTGGAAGCAAGTTTCAATAAGACTTCCCACATTGTGTGCAG GTTCAACAATAATACAGACACTGTGGGTTATGTGGAAGAAAGTGGTAGAGGCCATTGTATCTCCCCATTGTTATTCGAGACTGGATGGGTTCCTTTTCAAGTCTCCTCTGATAACGGCACCACATTTAGCAGAGACGGATCCTGGCTCTCAG TTCATACTGGGAAGTTAGATGTTAAGTTTAAGGCGATTCTGGTCAACTCTACAAAATGGCAGTACTATGGTACTCCTGATGTTGGAGGCATTCTGGAGATGACGTGGAATACCTCGTTGGTCAGAGCCGAGAGGGTGAACATAGAGCTGTGGgggtacagagagacag gaAAAGCTTATACAGACACCTGGCAGGGTGAGTGGGCATATCTGTACTCACTTGCTAAGAATCACATCAACAATGGCTCCTTTAGCTTTCTGCCCAAACCAGCAGAAAATGGCTTTTCAAGTTGGGAGCTAGGTTCTGTACGTGTCAGCCCCAGCTGCTACAAGGATGGCATGTG GAATGTACAGGCTGCATGGACCGAGGATCACGCTCTGGCCTGGCATCTGGAGGAGAAGTTCAGGCAGAACTCGACAGTTTGGGCTTCAGATAAATGTTTAGCATGGGACAAACTGGAAGATCAGCTGCCTAACTTCCTCAATGACATCATCGACTGCCCCTGCACTCTGGCTCAAGCCAGAGCCGACACAGGGAGGTTTCAT ACTGATCAATACTGTGATATAGAGACAGGGAGTGAGTGCACCTACCATCCTGGCAGCGCTCATTGTGTGAGGGCCGTACACGCCAG cCCCACATATGCATCAGGACAGCAGTGCTGCTATGACAGCACTGGCGCTCAGGTCCTCACATCAGACTCGAATGGGGGCAGCAGTCCAGACCGAGCACACGAATGGGGATCTCCTCCATTCAAGAAGCCACCTCGCGTTCCTGGTGACTCCCACTGGGTGTATGATGTGCTCAGCTTTTACTACTGCTGCCTCTGGTCTGACAACTGCTACAACTACTTCAAACTCCGGCCGTCCAGTGACTGCAGGCACTACAGGGCGCCCAGGTCAG CTGTGGTGTTTGGAGATCCCCACTTCATTACATTCAACGGTGTCAGCTACTCCTTCAATGGCAAAGGGGAGTACACTTTGGTGTCCTCAGAGAAGAAACGTCTGACAATCCAAGGCAGAACAGAGCCAGTGAATG GAACCTTTATAAAAGCAACAAAGTTGACATCTGTGGCCATGCAAGAAGCAGACTCTGATGTGATTGAGGTGCGGCTGGTCACGGGTCACAAAGGCCTGGAAGTGTTGCAGAATCAGAAAACCCTCCCGTTTACTGAGCAGAGCTGGATGGACCTGCATG gtgtgtttgtcttttcccCCGCCTCGACAAATGTGACTGTGATGTTTTCCTCTGGAGCTGGGGTGGAAGTGCGACTGAGAGAGGGAACCATGACCACCACCGTGCTCCTGCCCGAGGAGTTCAGAAACTCCACTGTAGGATTGTTGGGACGGATGAACAACGACCCTAAGGATGACCTCGCACTCAGCAACGGGCAGCTTGTGCGGAACCACAGCAATCCTGAGGAGCTGTTCAGCTTCGGAGCAAGCT GGGCTGTCTTCAACAAGTCTGCTTTGTTCACTTATGACTCTGAATATCTTTTGGAACAATACCGCTCTGGTCCTAGACATGACCTGAGTTTTCTTCCAGTGTTTTCTGTCCCTGAGAACCCAGATGATCCTTTAGCCAATCAGGCATCAGAGATCTGCTCTGGAGAGGGCTCACAGTTCTGCAG GTACGATATCCTGGTTGGCCGTAGTCCAAGCATGGGAAATGCTACCAGAGTATCTTTCCAAAGTCACATTTCTCTAGTTCAGGATCTAAAGCAAG TTATTTCCTGTGGATGGCTGAGGCCACCAGATAATGGTAAGAAGGAGGGGACCACATACTTAGAAGGAGCGAAGGTGCAGTTTTCCTGTGATGACGGCTACACTCTCAAAGGATCCGCAGAGCGCGTGTGCCTGAGGAGCGGCTTATGGTCTGGAGCAGAGACAAGCTGCGTGATTCCcagtatgaataaaaaatga